TATGGGGTGCCCAGGAGCCAGGATGGGTTAAAGGACTGTCGGCTGCTGATCAGAAAGCGGAAGTGACTCAGTGGATTAAAGCAGCAGGTCAACGCTATCCGAATGCGGCGTTTGTAGATGTGGTGAATGAGCCGTTGCATCAGAAGCCGTCCTACCGCAATGCCATTGGTGGTGACGGGTCGACCGGATGGGATTGGGTCATATGGTCGTTTCAACAGGCTAGACAAGCTTTCCCGAATGCCAAACTGCATATAAATGATTATGGTATTATCAACGACCCTTCTTTAGCCGACCAATATGTCAATATTATTAATCAGCTCAAGAGTAGAGGCCTGATTGACGGTATTGGCATTCAATGCCACCATTTCAGTATGGACAACGTCTCAGTCAACACGATGAATACTGTACTAAATAAGCTGTCGGCGACCGGGTTACCGATCTATGTGTCGGAACTGGATATAACTGGGGATGATAATACTCAACTTGCCAGATACAAAGAGAAGTTTCCAGTCCTTTGGCAAAACCCCTCAGTGAAGGGAGTTACGCTTTGGGGGTATATCCAAGGACAAACTTGGAAAGATGGTACACATCTGCTGAACTCTAACGGCACGGAACGCCCCGCGCTCCAATGGTTGAGACAGTATCTGAAGAGATAAGCTATAGGTGGCACTTAAAACCCAACAGATGCGGACTTTTGCTAAATATCCGGGCTGGGTAGTTGTTTATTTGAAGAAGTCTTGGCTGAAATGTTACACGCCCAAGGCTTCTTTTTATTTAGCTTAAACGTATTTTTTACTTGAAATAAAACCGTTCGGACGGTATAGTTAAATGGGCGGTGATCAGAATGAACACAACTAAAAAAACATTAAAAAGAGAATTAATACTTAAAGCGGCTTCTATGATTGTGCAAGAAGAAGGAGTAGAAAAATTAACGTTAGAAGCGGTTGCTAAGAAAGCGGGAGTAAGTAAGGGAGGATTGCTTTACCATTTTCCGAATAAAGATGAATTGATTCTGGGAATGGTTGAACAGCTATCGACCAGCTTTATCACTGAATTTAATGAAAGGGCAGAAAACGATACACATTCCCAAGGTAGATGGACTCGCGCTTATATGAATACGTCATTTTCCGGGTATCAGGATGCAAGTGACCTGTATACCGCTCTCTCGGCAGCACAATTTACGAACCCTCACATGCTCAAGCTGCTTCAGGATGAGTATGCGAATATCCAAAATAAAATCGAAAACGACGAATTGGACCCGGTCCGTTCTACGATCGTCCGATTAGCTATAGACGGTTTGTGGTTTGCCGAAATGTTTGGACTTGCTCTTCCCAATGAAGAATTGAAGCAAAAAATTATAGAAGAATTAAAGACATATATAAAGGAGAATGAATGATGGCTTATTTTTTCTTGGCAATCTCTATTGCTAGTGAGCTTATTGGTACTTCAATGCTTAAAGCTTCAGAAGGTTTTACGAGACTGTATCCCACTCTATTCACGATTGTCGCGTTTGTAATCTCTTTCTTCTTTATTTCACTAACCCTCAAGACACTTCCTCTTAATATGACCTATGCCATCTGGTCAGGGGTGGGGGCTGTTGCTACAACGGTGATTTCAGTATTGATTTGGAAGGAGAAAATCAATACAGGGAGTATCGTAGGGATTGCTTTAATTGTTATTGGCGTGGTGGTATTGAACCTATTTGGTGCAGGACATGGTGAGGCCAAAGGAACAACAGAAGTAACCAGTTCAATTGTCCAAAAATGAAAAAGTATAATATCACTCCAGTTTGTAAAGAGGCGGTAGATCCTCACTTATCGACTTAGAGATTCTAAGAAAGATAAGTGGGGGATCTACCGCCCGGAAATCATGGCTTATACGAATAAACTTAGTACTAAGATGAATCCTAATCCGGCTACAGAAATAATGGTCTCAAGCAATGTCCAGGTGGCAAAGGTTTCTTTCATGCTTAAACCAAAATACTCTTTAAACATCCAGAACCCGGCATCGTTAACATGTGAAGCTATTAAGCTACCCGCTCCCGTGGCAAGCACGACTAAAGCAAGATTAACGTCAGATTGTCCTAACATCGGAATTACTAAACCAGCGGTTGTTAAGGCTGCAACAGTCGCAGAACCTAGGGAAATACGTAAGATTGCAGCGATGATCCAGGCCAGCAGGATGGGTGATAATGTAGTTCCATTGAATAAATCGGCTACATAGTCACCTACGCCGCCATTAATGAGTACTTGTTTGAAGGCTCCGCCTCCCCCAATGATCAAGAGCATCATCCCAATATGAGTAATAGCAGTTGTACAAGATGCCATTACATCTTTGATTGGAATTTTTCTTGCGATTCCCATGGTATAGACGGCAACCAGTAAGGAAATCAACATGGATGTTGATGCATCACCAATAAAACGGATAGCTGCCAGTAAACTATTATCCTCAAATCCCATTGTTTTTTGAAACAAGGTAATAATCGTAGCAATCGACATTAAAATGACAGGAAGCATTGCCGTAAATACACTGATTCCGAATCCAGGAGTTTCCTCAGACTTAAATACTTTCTGTTCACCTAAAGAGGCAATATTACCGGTTTTCGTAAATGATGCAGGTACGAGTTTTTTGGCAAGCTTCGTAAATACAGGGCCAGCCAAAATAACGGTTGGGATAGCAATAATGAAGCCATAAAGTAAAACCTCACCAAGGTTGGCGCCATATTCACCAGCAATCACGGTTGGTCCTGGATGTGGAGGTAAGAAACCATGTGTGACGGATAAAGCAGCGACCATCGGAATACCGAGATATAAGATAGAAACCTTTAATTCTTTTGAAATGGCAAATACAATTGGGATTAATAATACTAACCCTACTTCAAAAAATAACGCAATCCCGATAATGAATGTAGCAGCTACGACCGCCCATTGAATATTTTTTTCACCAAATTTGTCAACGAGGGTCATGGCAATTCTTTGGGCACCACCAGAATCCGCGATCAACTTCCCTAACATCGCTCCGAGTCCAAAGATTAACGCTAAGTGACCCAATGTTCCGCCCAATCCAGCTTCAATGGTTTTAACAATTTCCTCTAATGGCATTCCAAGGGCTAAGGCTACACCGAACGATACAATGATTAAGGAAATGAAGGTGTTTAATTTGAAGCCCATGATTAAAACGAGTAATGCTAAAATTCCAATCCCTACAACGACTAATGGCATTGTAATTACCCCCTGTATTTATCCTTTTAGTGTTTAATTAAGCCTCTTTGGTAATGAGCAATCCGTGTATAATCTTCTTCCAATACTCTGGATAGGTTAATGAAAATCGGTAGCAACTTCCTATATTCCTTGGTTGCTTCTTCTTTGGGTGCATGTTTGTTGGTACTGCCAATCATTTCAGAAACCACTTCAAATGATTGGATTTTTCCAGTGGCATACAAGCCTAAAATACAAGCTCCTAGACAAGAACTTTCGTAGCTTTCTGGAACGACGACTTCAGATGCGAATATATCAGACATCATTTGCCGCCAAACATCTGACCTTGCAAAGCCTCCTGTAGCTTGGATTCGGGTCACGGGACCATCCATGCATTCGGTTAAGGCCAAAAATACGGTGTATAAATTGTAAATGACTCCTTCTAAGGCTGCGCGAATCATATGTTCTTTCTTATGCGACATCGTTAAACCGAAGAATGAGCCACGTACGTCTGGATTCCATAAGGGAGCACGTTCACCAGCTAGGTAGGGATGGAATAACAATCCATCAGACCCGGGCCTTACGCGTTCAGCAATTTTGGTTAACACATCATATGGATCAATTCCTAGTCGTTTCGCTGTTTCTACTTCTGATGAGGCAAGCTCGTCACGAATCCAGCGAAGAACCATCCCGCCATTGTTTACCGGTCCGCCAATGACCCAGTGCTTTTCCGTTAAGGCATAACAAAATATTCTTCCCTTTTCATCTGTTTGCGGCTTGTCTATGATGGTTCGAATGGCACCGCTTGTCCCAATAGTGACGGCAACTTCGCCTTTTCGTATCGCATTGACACCTAGATTAGAGAGAACTCCATCGCTGGCCCCAATGACAAATGGTGTTTGTGGATCGATCCCCATCTTTTTTGCTAAATCTGAATTACAGTCGGTAAATATTTTGGTTGTGGGCACGAGCTCAGATAGTTGAGAAGGGGTTATACCCGCAATTTTTAATGCTTCTTCATCCCAATCCAGCTTTTCGAGATTCATCATGCCCATGGCTGAAGCTAGGGAATAATCAACAACATATAAATCAAAGATTTTTTTGAAAATGTATTCTTTAATTCCGATATATTTTTTAACTTTGATAGCGATTTCAGGAAGGTCATTCACAATCCAAGCTATTTTAGTTAAGGGTGACATGGGGTGGATGGGTGTTCCTGTTCGTCTGTAGACCTCTTGGCCGTTCAACTCCTCTTTTATTTGATGTGCCCACGCTTCACTGCGATTATCTGCCCAAGTGATACAAGGCGTAAGTGGTTGATCATGTTCATCCATGGCAATGACACTATGCATGGCACTGCTAAATGAAACAAACGATAGTTTTTTTTGTGAGTGATGTTTCATGATATTCGAAGTCGCTTGTAGGACTACTTGAAAAATCTCCTCAGGATTTTGTTCAGCTGTCGCTATATCTGGTGTATAAAGCGGGTACCCGATATTTTCTTGTTGGATAACTTCGCCTTTGTCACTGAATAAAACGGCCTTCGTACTGGTGGTTCCGATATCTATACCTAACATGTAGTTAGTCATTTTGTGGCACGACTCCTTTGGACAGCAGTTGTTGGGACATCCATAAGTCTTCTACTTTACCTTGAACATCATCAAAGTTTTCATGTAAAGACTTAATCATAAGGTCTCTATCTTTTGCCTGGATTGCTTCAATATAAAGCTCATGATTCTTTACAATCCGTGTAAAGTCTTCATACTTTTCTTTGAAGCGCATACGCATCGACAACAGAATGAGACTTTCCATCACGGGCTTTAGGTTATTCCAGATCATCAGGATGTATGAATGATTAACTGCACGAATAATCGTTTCATGGAACAAGACATCTTGATATGAAAACTCATCGGCATCACTATATTTGACTGCGACTTTCATCATTTCGAGTATTTTACTAAGTTCCTTTGCTAAGTCATGAGTGTCCATCTTTATAAGACGTTCAAATACGAAGGATTCTATAAGTAGACGAACATCATAAATTTCTTCTATTTCTTTCTCTGATAGACCAATAACGACCGCACCCATTCTTTCGAGTCGGATGATATTTTCGGAGGCCAGTATTTTTAACGCTTCACGAATAGGTGAGCGACTTACAGCAAAATCAGCAGCTAATTTATTTTCAGATAGTATGGTACCGCTTTCAATTGCGCCAGAAATGATGCGCATTCTAAGCTCGGATGTTACACGATCCCCAGCAGAGGCTTTGAGAAGCCATTTGGAGGGATATAGGAATTCACTGGACAGAACCATAAATTCACCTTCTCATTAATCAAGTATACTTGTATACAAGTATTATAATCTAAAATTTTAAATTTGCAAGCGTATTCATTAAATTGATTTTGTGAGCCTGTTCGGTCCTTTTTGTGCAAATGCACAATCAATTTCGTCTGTTCTTCAATATAATTCACACGCTGCAATCGATATAATGAAAGCGTAATCAAAAATTGCCCGGGGGGTTAGACAGATGGAAGGGTTAACGATCAGTTGGATAGGAGCTCTAGCAGGGCTGGCTATTGCAATTATTTTGATATTAAGAAAGCTGAATCCGGTTTACGCTTTATTTTTGGGAGCTATTGTAGGCGCTTTATTGGGCGGAGCCAATCTGGAGCAAACGATCAGCGTATTAATTAGTGGTACGCAAAGTGTGATGGGGACGGTCATTCGTGTGCTCGCGGCCGGTGTATTAGCAGGCGTGATGATGGAGTCTGGGGCAGCGGAGACAATTGCACAGGCTATTGTAAAGAAGTTTGGCGGCAGTAAAGCGATCCTTGCCCTAGCGTTAGCGACGATGATTATTACAGCAGTAGGCGTATTTATTCCCGTCGCAGTGCTAATCGTGGCACCTATTGCTTTGTCGGTTGGGAACAAAATGGGGATTTCCAAGCTGGCTCTCCTGCTGGCCTTGTCTGGAGGCGGAAAGGCGGGAAACATTATCTCTCCAAATCCCAATACGATTGCGGCAGCACGCGGGTTTAATCTGGATTTAAGCCACGTGATGTTGGCGGGTGTGGTGCCCGCGATATGCGGATTAATCATGACTGTTCTGGTGGCGTCTATGTTAAAAAACAAGGGCGTGAAGGTATCCGAACAGGATATTATGGATAGTGATGTCGATACGTCGAAGTACCCGGCATTGGGACGGGCGATTGTAGCTCCGGTGGTAGCCGTTATTTTGCTGATGATTAACCCGATTGGTTCCATCTCTGGCATTGAAGCACTGTCGAATTTCAAGGTCGACGCGATGTACATTCTGCCGATTGCCGGGATTGTGGGTATGCTGGCCATGGGACAAGGTCGCAATATTCTGAAGTATTCGGCTTCCGGTTTGAATAAAATGACGGCAACCGTGCTCATCTTGATCGGTGCAGGCGGAATTGCGGGTCTGATATCTGCGTCTAATTTATCTGCTCAGGTAGTTGGCTTGATTGAGGCTTCGGGAGTTTCTGGCACATTTTTGGCACCGCTTGCAGGGATTCTGATGGCGGCCGCCACAGCATCGACTTCAACTGGCGTTATTTTGGCGACTGGCTCGTTTGGGGAAGCCATTCTGAACATGGGGACAGCCCCGTTAGCTGCTGCTGTTATGGTGCATACAGGAGCTACCGTCATTGATTCCTTGCCACAGGGCAACTATTTCCACGTTACGGCAGACAGCATGAAAATGAGCATTAAGCAACGGATGGGATTAATCCCTTATGAAGCTATTGTGGGCGGAACTATGGCGATTGTAGCAACCATATTGTATGGATTCATACTTTAATATTCACGATGGGGTGACAAAATGAGAGAGAAAACATTTGTACTGGCACCGGATTCTTTTAAAGAAAGCATGACGGCAAAGGAAGTGTGCATCGCAATGGAGAAAGGATTGCGCAAGGTCTATCCGACAGCCCATTATGTCCACGTTCCGATGGCAGACGGTGGTGAAGGAACAGTGCAGTCACTGGTGGATGCGACAGGCGGGCAGCTTCGTTACATGGAGGTGACAGGACCGCTTGGAGAACCTGTAAAAGCGGCATATGGCTTGCTGGGAGACGGCACCACTGCGGCAATCGAAATGGCATCTGCCAGTGGAATCCATCTGGTTAATAAGGACAATAAAAACCCGTTAAAGACAACAACCTATGGTACGGGTGAGTTAATACGTGAGTGTCTGAACCAGGGAATTCGAAAAATTATCATCGGCATTGGCGGAAGTGCGACGAATGATGGCGGTACAGGTATGGCGGAAGCGCTGGGGGCTAGATTTCTGGATGCGGCAGGCAATACTCTTCCACGCGGCGGCGGCAGTTTGGGCGAGCTGGACAGCATTGATATTTCATCACTGGATGACCGCTTGCAGCAGGTGCAATTGATTGTAGCCTGTGATGTGACAAACCCGTTATGTGGGGAGCATGGGGCATCTCGTGTATTCGGCCCACAAAAAGGGGCAACCCCGGAAATGGTGCAGCAACTGGATGCTAATCTTGCCCATTATGCGGATGTGGTGAAGCAGCAGCTGGGCAAGGATGTGCGCGATCTTCCAGGCGCGGGTGCAGCAGGCGGATTGGGCGCCGGTTTATTGATTTTTACTCAGGCGGCGCTACAAAAGGGCATTGAAATCGTGATTGAATACACTGGCTTAAAGCAGAAGCTAGCCACGGCCGATATCGTATTGACGGGAGAAGGCGGCATTGATTTTCAGACCAAATTCGGTAAAACTCCGTATGGAGTAGCTCAGGCAGCCAAACAATCGGGCAAAAAGGTCATTGCGGTTGCAGGTTATATCGGGGAAGGGATCGACACGCTATACAAGGAAGGAATAGATGCGGTGTTTGGCATCGTGCCGGGAGCCTCGGAGCTGGGTAAGCTTCTGGCCGAAGGGCCGCAAAACGTAGAGCGCACATGCGAGAATATCGCAAGAGTGCTTCAAATCAGTGAGAAATGATCGGATTGATAGGCGAGGAACATAAAACGGCATAATATAATTACAATGGAATACGAGCGCTCGCCTGTAATCCCGGTTTTCATTAGCCAATGGAGATTGGCAGAAAAATTCGGGAGTGACGGCGAGCGAAAATAGGATATAATCGCAGCATGATCTGGCGTGATACAGCAGTTCATTGATGCAGCGCCAATAAGCCGTGCGTAAGTTCAATAAGCTGAAGGAGATTCCGGGGATCTTTGCCAGTTAAGGTATGGATGCGCTTCAAGCGGTATTGCAGTGTATTTCGGTGAATGTTTAATTCATCTGCGGTAAAGGAGACACTGCCGTTATGATTAATAAAGCTTCGCAGCGTATCCAGCAAATCCACGGTATCTTCCAGCTTGCTGACCAGGTGGATTGTGTTAGTCAGGTTGGTTTGGCTTAATTTGACCAAGAATTCGACTTCTGCAAAAGAGACAATCTGCACAGGTGGACGCAGAGCTAGTACAACATTCATAGCGGACTTGGCTTGCATATAAACATCGGCAATGCTGTGCTCTTGTCTGCTGATGGCAATCAGCACATCAGGATGGCTGCGTACAAGTGGTTCCAGTAGCTTGGTCGTTGGTTCCTGATTTTGCATCAGGATGAGATAACTGTCTTCCTCCATCCGAAAGGATGGATGCTGCATGAATATATTGGATAATTCGGCGAAATGAGCAGGATCGGAAGGAAGATGCTTTACATATACGGCCGAAGTTTTGAGAAGCAAATCAATGTGATATTGAGCAGCTTCTTTTTTTATTTTTTGGGTATAGGCTCCCTGATGATTTAACAGCATTTCCAGTACAGATTTTTTGCGGTTGGCCTCATGGGCCAAGTGCTCCAAGGAAATACGCTGTTCAATCAGGAGAGACACCGTAGTTTTAACAATGTTGCAAAAAGGACGAACTTCGTCAGGATTGCCTGAAATACCAATGACACCAACTAGCTCATGATGAATGACAATCGGTTCATTGGTTCCTTTTTTCTCGTAATGTCCGTCCTGCCACACTTCAATCATTTTCCCGGTTTCGAGCGCCTGAACAGCCCCTTGGTGAATGGTTCCGATTCGTTCACTCTCGCCGCTGCCAATGATGATGCCTCGTTCATTCATAATATTGATATTGTATGGGATATCCTTCATCATTTTGTCTACGATGTCTTGGGCTTGTCTTTCGGAGAGCGGAAACAGATCAGGATTCCTCCTTTATCTAGTGATGTAAGGTGTTTTACTGTATCACATTAATTGAAAGGGCTTTCAATTTGTTGTGCATCTGAACAATATAATAAAACAGGGCGCCGAACATGTCAGCCTATTTTATCATAGATATCAAGAATAGTTGTATGCGAAAAAACAGGGCTCCAAGGAGCACCTGTCTTTTGCGTCTTATTCTTTCATTATTCGTCCTGGTCCGTCACGATGTCTAAGGTCGAACCTCACGAAAGCTATAGGTAATATCATGAATTTCTTTCTTTAAACGGCTATATTTTGATGCAGGCGTATACCCGATGATCTGGTAGAAATTATTTTCAGTCTCAATAATGGCTACATGGGTGACATAATGGTTTATATCTTTCTGTCCTTTAATCGTGAACTGAGTGGCTGGATATCCTTGAATCGTGGTGTTGGATGAAGGTCCTACTGTAGAGAGATTAAACTCTTTGGTCATGTTGTTTTGAATTTTCTTTGTGTAGTACTGGCGCGTTACATTACCCAATTTCTCTTTCGAATTGGATCGTACGATAACAGACTTTTCAATGTAGGGATTGAATATTGCAATATCTGCTTTTCCTTCCCGGTCCGGGTCTGTCGACCAGTCTAGTGGGGCAGAAATCTGAAAATGTCCATCTCTACTTACAAAGCTCTGCTCCTGCTTGCTTACCGGAGCTTCATTGGACTTGTAACTGTTTGCCAGTACAAAAATAGCATTTACAAACGAGGCTCCCAAGATCACCATTGCGGTAAAAAATATGAAGAGCGACCGTCTCATTGTCTTTTTGCTAATCGGCTCCAAGTCCCGCACCTTTACCACATATGTACCTGCAGCTAAATCACCAATTCGTTGTCTAGAGGCAGTTACTAACACGCTGATACCAGCAGGTAGTGAACCCATTAGCAATGGATTGGTGTCTATTAACCTGAGCAGCGTACGAATGAGTGATTTAAGAAAACCAGGAGGTCTTCCTTCTCCGGTAACCACCTTAATACGAAAAACGAATTTGCCAAGCGTATAGCCTGTGTAACCCTCCAAGAGCAAATAATAGCAGAAGAAAGCTATAATCAGAATGCAACGGGAAGCAATCGCTAAGGGCAACAACCATCTGTCTGTTATCTGAATGACTGAGATAAAGAAACAAATATACCCGATTATAAAAAATATAAAATCAAAAAGGGTTGCTCCCCAACGTCTAAACAAAATAGACGAACCGTAGGTTTTTGATATTTCGGCCATTCTGTTTGTTTCCCCATAGTTTTGCCCATGCCGAATGTACTTCTCTCTTGCTGCTACTTGTGAATTCTGTGGGATGTGCTGGTCTTCCAAATCGTACACCTCATTTTAATAATCCATAATTTAAAAACACACTCCTTATATAACGGTCTTTTTATCATCCATGATTAGGAAAACATTCTATAAACAAAGAACTAATTATAAATATCCCTTTAGAGGTATTCTTTCATTTACATTATAATTGGAAGAAGCAAGTAATGATCATCGAATATTGAACTTAGCGGCGTAGGTATGCAAGGAAAAGCTTGCGAAAGTGAACAACGGAGAAGGCGGTGAGAATATGAAATGTGAGTTTCCGGTTATAACAACCGAACGTCTTGTATTACGAAAAATGGTAGCGACGGACAGCAAGGACATGTTGGAATACTTTTCAGATGAGCAGGTGATGAAGTTTTACGGGCTGAGCCCATTTGAGTCTGAACAGGAGGCACTGGATGAGATCCGTTGGTATGATCGGATTTTTGGGACAGATCAGGGAATCCGCTGGGCTCTTCAAACGAAGGAAGGTAAAATCATCGGTTCTTGCGGATTTCATAACTGGGATCAACGTCATCACCGGGCAGAAATGGGCTATGAATTGTCCAGAGCCTATTGGGGTCAAGGGTTAATGTCCGAGGCACTTGCGGCTGTGATCAACTATGGGTTTCATACCCTACCGTTGAACCGCATTCAGGCGCTAGTAGAGCCGGAGAATACACAATCCTTGCGTTTGCTTGAAAAAGCAGGCTTTCGGCAGGAAGGAATCCTGTCCCAGTATGAATTTACATCCGGGAAATATGATGATCTTTGCATGTGCGCACCCGTTAAATCAGAATATATCAATCGTTCTCAGAAATGAGAGAAGTAGTTGGATCAAGGGGTATACACATTTCATATTGCTCAATAGGGTCCTTCGAGAAGCCTGTTTTTTGGATAAAGCCTTCAAGAGAGTTATTGTCGGACAGGCAGATATATACCTTCTCGACCTTTTGGGTTTCTGCCGCTTTATGAAGTAGGGTACGTCCAAGGCCTTGGTTTCGATGTTTGGGATCGACCCAAAGAAAGTTGATTTTACCTTGAGCACTCATAGCAATCATACCGACTCGGGTTTGATTCACCGCATAGATGCCGAGAAAAACTTCCTGTGTGCTGTTAGCGTAATAAGGTGTGTCACTTTGCCAATGGATGTGACAGTCGGTAAGAGTTGTACGAAAATCTGCGACATCATCAAATGTTAGTTTCTTAAACATGTACGGTGATGAGGGAGCGGGAGAGATTGATGGGACAGTACCGTTGTAGTATTTTAGCGTATAGCGTACCTCATAGCCGTGCTTTTTATAGAACTGGACAGCCCGATCATTATCCGTAATGACTTCGAGCCATAGCTGCTGACAGTTCTCGGATATGGCCGTTTGTTTATGCAATTCGAGCAACCTGTTGCTAATACCCTGGCCACGGTAAGCTGGACCGATGCATAGCGTGCCGCAACGCATGGTCTTATACCCGTCAAACTGCCGGATACCGCCTAGAATCAAGCCAATTGGCTGATCTTCATCCATGGCAAGGAAAGAGTGGCTCCGTGAATTACCCTCCGGACCGAAAAAACGTGCCGCGAAATCGTCTTGTTCCATGGTCAGGCGAATGGAATAGTCTGAGAATCCGAGCGAAAATGCCTGGAAAATGTGCTCCATGCTGACTTCATTGCATCTCAAATAGGTGATCACTGTTCTTCCTCCTGAAAATCCAGTATATTGGGATTGTCTTATTATACACTCCGTATGTTGCTGTAGGGTTACAATGAGTATATCGATAAGCTAATATAAGGCTAACAAAATATAACCCGGTATGCCTGGACATTCTTTATTGTTGGAAGATAGGAGATTGGAATGAACAAAAGGCAAGTAGAAATTTTCCGCAAGTTGTTAACTGAATCGAACCGACTGTGGTTAGTGCAGGATCTGGCCGATCAAACGGATTGCTCAGAAAAGACGATTCGAAACGATCTAAAAGTAATTGAAGAATATCTAGTCAAGCACTCCAATGCCAATCTGGTGAGAAGACCGGGACGTGGCATTTATTTGGAGATCAGTGAAGCGGAGCAGGCTGATTTATTTCACCGGCTGTATGCAGGCGATAGTACAGCCCAGCATGAATCG
This window of the Paenibacillus polymyxa genome carries:
- a CDS encoding endo-1,4-beta-xylanase, yielding MLRTKVGKLVSSLALAGVLLSSVLVNQADAGLANGSKFLGNIIAGSVPPSYGTYWNQVTPENSTKWESVEGSRNNMNWSQADTAYNYARSNGFPFKFHTLVWGAQEPGWVKGLSAADQKAEVTQWIKAAGQRYPNAAFVDVVNEPLHQKPSYRNAIGGDGSTGWDWVIWSFQQARQAFPNAKLHINDYGIINDPSLADQYVNIINQLKSRGLIDGIGIQCHHFSMDNVSVNTMNTVLNKLSATGLPIYVSELDITGDDNTQLARYKEKFPVLWQNPSVKGVTLWGYIQGQTWKDGTHLLNSNGTERPALQWLRQYLKR
- a CDS encoding TetR/AcrR family transcriptional regulator, with protein sequence MNTTKKTLKRELILKAASMIVQEEGVEKLTLEAVAKKAGVSKGGLLYHFPNKDELILGMVEQLSTSFITEFNERAENDTHSQGRWTRAYMNTSFSGYQDASDLYTALSAAQFTNPHMLKLLQDEYANIQNKIENDELDPVRSTIVRLAIDGLWFAEMFGLALPNEELKQKIIEELKTYIKENE
- a CDS encoding DMT family transporter is translated as MAYFFLAISIASELIGTSMLKASEGFTRLYPTLFTIVAFVISFFFISLTLKTLPLNMTYAIWSGVGAVATTVISVLIWKEKINTGSIVGIALIVIGVVVLNLFGAGHGEAKGTTEVTSSIVQK
- a CDS encoding GntP family permease, with translation MPLVVVGIGILALLVLIMGFKLNTFISLIIVSFGVALALGMPLEEIVKTIEAGLGGTLGHLALIFGLGAMLGKLIADSGGAQRIAMTLVDKFGEKNIQWAVVAATFIIGIALFFEVGLVLLIPIVFAISKELKVSILYLGIPMVAALSVTHGFLPPHPGPTVIAGEYGANLGEVLLYGFIIAIPTVILAGPVFTKLAKKLVPASFTKTGNIASLGEQKVFKSEETPGFGISVFTAMLPVILMSIATIITLFQKTMGFEDNSLLAAIRFIGDASTSMLISLLVAVYTMGIARKIPIKDVMASCTTAITHIGMMLLIIGGGGAFKQVLINGGVGDYVADLFNGTTLSPILLAWIIAAILRISLGSATVAALTTAGLVIPMLGQSDVNLALVVLATGAGSLIASHVNDAGFWMFKEYFGLSMKETFATWTLLETIISVAGLGFILVLSLFV
- the gntK gene encoding gluconokinase, whose protein sequence is MTNYMLGIDIGTTSTKAVLFSDKGEVIQQENIGYPLYTPDIATAEQNPEEIFQVVLQATSNIMKHHSQKKLSFVSFSSAMHSVIAMDEHDQPLTPCITWADNRSEAWAHQIKEELNGQEVYRRTGTPIHPMSPLTKIAWIVNDLPEIAIKVKKYIGIKEYIFKKIFDLYVVDYSLASAMGMMNLEKLDWDEEALKIAGITPSQLSELVPTTKIFTDCNSDLAKKMGIDPQTPFVIGASDGVLSNLGVNAIRKGEVAVTIGTSGAIRTIIDKPQTDEKGRIFCYALTEKHWVIGGPVNNGGMVLRWIRDELASSEVETAKRLGIDPYDVLTKIAERVRPGSDGLLFHPYLAGERAPLWNPDVRGSFFGLTMSHKKEHMIRAALEGVIYNLYTVFLALTECMDGPVTRIQATGGFARSDVWRQMMSDIFASEVVVPESYESSCLGACILGLYATGKIQSFEVVSEMIGSTNKHAPKEEATKEYRKLLPIFINLSRVLEEDYTRIAHYQRGLIKH
- a CDS encoding GntR family transcriptional regulator; amino-acid sequence: MVLSSEFLYPSKWLLKASAGDRVTSELRMRIISGAIESGTILSENKLAADFAVSRSPIREALKILASENIIRLERMGAVVIGLSEKEIEEIYDVRLLIESFVFERLIKMDTHDLAKELSKILEMMKVAVKYSDADEFSYQDVLFHETIIRAVNHSYILMIWNNLKPVMESLILLSMRMRFKEKYEDFTRIVKNHELYIEAIQAKDRDLMIKSLHENFDDVQGKVEDLWMSQQLLSKGVVPQND
- a CDS encoding GntP family permease, translated to MEGLTISWIGALAGLAIAIILILRKLNPVYALFLGAIVGALLGGANLEQTISVLISGTQSVMGTVIRVLAAGVLAGVMMESGAAETIAQAIVKKFGGSKAILALALATMIITAVGVFIPVAVLIVAPIALSVGNKMGISKLALLLALSGGGKAGNIISPNPNTIAAARGFNLDLSHVMLAGVVPAICGLIMTVLVASMLKNKGVKVSEQDIMDSDVDTSKYPALGRAIVAPVVAVILLMINPIGSISGIEALSNFKVDAMYILPIAGIVGMLAMGQGRNILKYSASGLNKMTATVLILIGAGGIAGLISASNLSAQVVGLIEASGVSGTFLAPLAGILMAAATASTSTGVILATGSFGEAILNMGTAPLAAAVMVHTGATVIDSLPQGNYFHVTADSMKMSIKQRMGLIPYEAIVGGTMAIVATILYGFIL
- a CDS encoding glycerate kinase, which produces MREKTFVLAPDSFKESMTAKEVCIAMEKGLRKVYPTAHYVHVPMADGGEGTVQSLVDATGGQLRYMEVTGPLGEPVKAAYGLLGDGTTAAIEMASASGIHLVNKDNKNPLKTTTYGTGELIRECLNQGIRKIIIGIGGSATNDGGTGMAEALGARFLDAAGNTLPRGGGSLGELDSIDISSLDDRLQQVQLIVACDVTNPLCGEHGASRVFGPQKGATPEMVQQLDANLAHYADVVKQQLGKDVRDLPGAGAAGGLGAGLLIFTQAALQKGIEIVIEYTGLKQKLATADIVLTGEGGIDFQTKFGKTPYGVAQAAKQSGKKVIAVAGYIGEGIDTLYKEGIDAVFGIVPGASELGKLLAEGPQNVERTCENIARVLQISEK